One genomic segment of Erysipelotrichaceae bacterium 66202529 includes these proteins:
- a CDS encoding DegV family EDD domain-containing protein: protein MKIAFVTDSGTGKSVGELAKDGIYSVPLQVSCDNKNYQDLEELGIDEIYALMREGKMLSTSLPSLGKIEELFQNLKQQGYEMIFAVPICSGLSGTINAMEMIARQLGIVFDYVDCHVTAVVQEYMIKLAKQLHEAGKSIEQIKEVLTRIIHTTNTILLPNDLQHLKRGGRLTPLAATLGGLLKIKPILKINEETSGKIDVLDKVRTMHKAMDRVIEIMKNEHVDDSYLITVAHADDESEAEVYMDKLKQAFPNATHQIIKLVSVVGVHTGRGCQAVQYFKQIKE, encoded by the coding sequence GTAAGCTGTGACAACAAGAATTATCAGGATTTGGAGGAATTGGGCATTGATGAAATCTATGCTTTGATGAGAGAGGGAAAGATGCTTTCCACATCTCTGCCTTCACTTGGGAAAATAGAGGAGCTGTTTCAAAATCTGAAGCAGCAGGGATATGAAATGATTTTTGCTGTGCCGATCTGCAGCGGCCTGAGCGGTACCATCAATGCGATGGAGATGATCGCAAGGCAGCTGGGTATAGTCTTTGATTATGTAGACTGCCATGTAACTGCTGTTGTACAGGAGTATATGATTAAACTGGCAAAGCAGCTGCATGAAGCAGGGAAGAGTATAGAACAAATCAAGGAGGTGCTGACACGGATCATTCACACCACCAATACGATTCTTCTGCCAAATGACCTGCAGCATCTGAAACGCGGGGGACGGCTGACACCGCTTGCGGCAACTCTGGGAGGCTTACTGAAAATCAAACCGATTTTGAAAATCAATGAGGAGACCAGTGGTAAAATCGACGTGCTGGACAAGGTACGTACGATGCACAAGGCAATGGACCGCGTTATCGAAATCATGAAAAATGAGCATGTGGATGATTCCTATCTGATCACGGTGGCTCATGCGGATGATGAAAGTGAAGCCGAAGTTTATATGGATAAGCTGAAGCAGGCATTTCCTAATGCAACGCATCAGATTATTAAGCTTGTCAGTGTTGTAGGTGTTCATACCGGACGCGGATGCCAGGCTGTACAGTATTTTAAACAGATCAAGGAATAA
- a CDS encoding prolipoprotein diacylglyceryl transferase — translation MNFFPDFKTVLTIGSLQVTWYAVLILSGAFLAYFLSLRQFKKWGYKEEVFENFFLMMLPIAIIGARLYYVAFEWNTLYAADPIRIFYIWEGGLAIHGGVIAGTIFGWFYFHHYQYNGLRLLDVIFPNMMLAQAIGRWGNFMNQEAYGGVVNASFYDHFPSFIRDHMYIDGAFRQPTFLYESVGNLIGFFLITVVYKKYGRKKRGDLAFAYLAWYGMIRFFIEGMRTDSLMLGGLRIAQLVSLLGVLIGILGILGVWDRLFKNIYPFKKHKPAVIFDLDGTLVDTKELIYKSFEHTFAQYKPGYVLSEEEKQSFLGPTLKQSFSRYFDASQVDEVIACYREYNHTHHDEFVKPIPHVAETLEYLKAEGYPLAVMSNKLQDIVRMGLKQYQLEQYFEVILGGEDVQRPKPDPIGILTACEQLHVPHDDVIYVGDAPTDIEACKNMGAFSVAFVYEDSRAQEMRLQKPCAIIKDMNELITIIKEDHEWSDVTI, via the coding sequence ATGAACTTTTTTCCCGATTTTAAAACTGTTTTAACGATTGGCTCCCTGCAGGTCACATGGTATGCCGTGCTGATTCTGTCGGGTGCCTTTCTGGCATATTTTCTGTCCCTTCGTCAATTCAAAAAATGGGGCTATAAGGAAGAGGTATTTGAAAATTTCTTTCTAATGATGCTGCCGATTGCCATCATCGGTGCTCGTCTGTATTATGTTGCCTTTGAATGGAATACTTTGTATGCGGCAGACCCGATCCGTATCTTCTATATATGGGAGGGCGGTCTGGCAATTCATGGCGGTGTGATTGCAGGAACGATTTTCGGATGGTTTTATTTCCATCATTATCAGTATAACGGTTTACGGCTTTTGGATGTGATATTTCCAAATATGATGCTTGCCCAAGCAATCGGCCGCTGGGGGAATTTTATGAATCAGGAAGCCTATGGCGGTGTAGTAAATGCCAGCTTCTATGATCATTTTCCATCCTTTATCCGTGATCATATGTATATCGATGGTGCGTTCCGTCAGCCTACCTTTTTATATGAAAGTGTCGGTAACCTGATCGGCTTCTTTCTGATTACGGTTGTCTATAAGAAATACGGCAGAAAAAAGCGCGGAGATTTGGCTTTTGCCTATCTGGCTTGGTATGGTATGATCCGTTTCTTTATCGAAGGAATGCGTACGGATTCGCTCATGCTGGGCGGTTTACGTATTGCACAGCTGGTATCCCTGCTGGGTGTTTTGATCGGTATCCTTGGCATTCTCGGCGTGTGGGACAGGCTGTTTAAAAATATCTATCCGTTTAAAAAGCATAAACCGGCGGTTATTTTTGATTTGGACGGTACACTGGTGGATACAAAGGAGCTGATTTACAAATCCTTTGAGCATACCTTTGCACAATATAAGCCAGGCTATGTATTAAGCGAGGAGGAAAAGCAGTCCTTTCTCGGGCCAACGCTGAAGCAGTCCTTCTCCCGCTATTTCGATGCATCCCAGGTGGATGAGGTCATCGCCTGTTACCGTGAATACAACCACACCCATCATGATGAATTTGTTAAGCCGATCCCCCATGTTGCGGAAACATTGGAGTATTTAAAGGCTGAGGGGTATCCGCTTGCTGTCATGTCCAATAAGCTGCAGGATATCGTCCGCATGGGTCTGAAGCAGTATCAGCTGGAACAGTATTTTGAGGTAATTCTCGGCGGTGAGGATGTACAGCGTCCAAAGCCGGATCCGATTGGTATTCTGACAGCCTGTGAGCAGCTGCATGTTCCCCATGATGATGTGATTTATGTAGGGGATGCGCCTACGGATATTGAGGCATGTAAGAATATGGGAGCCTTTTCGGTAGCTTTTGTTTATGAAGACAGTAGAGCACAAGAGATGCGTTTACAGAAGCCTTGTGCTATCATTAAGGACATGAACGAACTGATTACGATCATAAAGGAGGATCACGAATGGAGCGACGTTACGATTTAA
- the trxB gene encoding thioredoxin-disulfide reductase — translation MERRYDLIIIGAGPAGMSAAIYGSRAGLKTAMLEMGAPGGKLIKTAEISNWPGIIETNGAKLASDMFEHSTSFGAEYLYGNVIRVEDGEYKKIICEDGTEYEARAIIVATGTQERMMNIPGELENVGRGVSYCAVCDGAFFRDQEVVVIGGGNSALEEANYLTQFASKVNIIIRRDVFRADSIVQNAIKDNPKITVVTKHVPVRVVDDGMRVTGLVVRNVDTDVETEIKTHGIFPYIGLDPATSFLEGLGILDERGYMVVDENCETKAKGIYGAGDVIAKKLRQVVTATNDGAIAAQHAFHEIKGI, via the coding sequence ATGGAGCGACGTTACGATTTAATTATCATCGGTGCCGGACCTGCCGGCATGAGTGCAGCAATCTATGGAAGCAGAGCCGGGCTGAAAACGGCAATGCTGGAAATGGGTGCGCCTGGCGGTAAGCTGATCAAGACTGCAGAAATCAGTAATTGGCCGGGAATCATTGAAACAAATGGTGCCAAGCTTGCAAGTGATATGTTTGAGCACTCCACATCCTTTGGGGCGGAATATCTGTATGGCAATGTTATCCGTGTAGAGGATGGAGAATATAAAAAAATCATCTGTGAGGATGGTACGGAATATGAAGCAAGGGCGATTATTGTGGCTACTGGTACACAGGAACGTATGATGAATATCCCGGGCGAACTGGAAAATGTCGGACGCGGAGTATCTTATTGTGCGGTATGTGACGGCGCTTTCTTCCGCGACCAGGAGGTTGTGGTTATCGGCGGAGGTAACTCTGCACTGGAGGAAGCAAATTATCTGACACAGTTTGCCAGCAAGGTGAATATCATAATACGACGGGATGTATTCCGTGCCGACAGCATCGTACAAAATGCCATCAAGGACAATCCAAAAATCACAGTAGTGACAAAGCATGTCCCTGTACGCGTCGTGGATGACGGTATGCGGGTAACCGGTCTAGTCGTACGCAATGTGGATACGGATGTGGAAACAGAAATCAAAACACACGGTATTTTTCCGTACATCGGTCTGGATCCGGCTACCTCTTTTCTGGAAGGGCTTGGTATTCTGGATGAGCGCGGTTATATGGTTGTTGATGAGAACTGTGAAACAAAGGCAAAGGGCATCTATGGTGCCGGTGATGTGATTGCGAAGAAGCTGCGTCAGGTTGTTACGGCAACCAATGACGGAGCGATAGCGGCACAGCATGCATTCCATGAGATAAAGGGGATCTGA
- a CDS encoding substrate-binding domain-containing protein: MKVTIKDIAKKAGVSASTVSLVLNNRPCRVSQATRETICTIAKQYNYKVNQTARSLVTRKSNILGLIIPDIENLFFSALCKRMEEYLRELGYALMIVNSNDHVEDDSMLIDLLVSRGVDGLGITVSNESFQDDRIRQKLSSLSIPYVMIDRQYPDLHCSKVYFDNETGAYMAIQKLVESGHKKIACIGISSTSKTGASRVAGYRKAMQQFQLEVREDYILDGNYRFQGGYACAEKLMKMDVTAAFICNDMMTLGVMRYFQEHSIRIPQDISIISYDNTLNRFTLGTEITSVDQDVALLAKTACDELLAQINEPEHPKQDICLKPQLIEKDSVQIL, from the coding sequence ATGAAAGTGACCATTAAGGACATCGCAAAGAAAGCGGGAGTCAGTGCCAGCACCGTATCCCTGGTACTGAATAATCGTCCCTGCCGTGTATCACAGGCAACACGGGAAACCATCTGCACTATTGCGAAGCAGTATAATTATAAGGTCAATCAGACCGCGAGAAGTCTGGTCACCAGAAAATCCAATATCCTGGGCCTCATCATCCCGGATATTGAAAACCTGTTCTTCTCTGCATTATGCAAGCGGATGGAGGAGTATTTACGGGAGCTGGGATATGCACTGATGATCGTAAATTCTAACGATCATGTGGAGGATGACAGTATGCTGATTGATCTTCTCGTATCCAGAGGAGTCGATGGGCTGGGAATTACCGTAAGTAATGAGTCCTTTCAGGATGATAGAATACGACAAAAGCTTTCCTCCCTTTCCATTCCCTATGTGATGATTGACCGTCAGTATCCCGACCTGCATTGCAGTAAGGTTTATTTTGATAACGAAACAGGTGCTTATATGGCCATACAAAAGCTTGTTGAAAGCGGCCACAAAAAAATTGCATGCATCGGAATTTCCTCAACGAGCAAAACTGGAGCGAGCCGTGTTGCAGGCTATCGCAAAGCTATGCAGCAGTTTCAGCTTGAGGTTCGTGAGGATTATATTCTCGATGGAAACTATCGGTTTCAGGGAGGCTATGCCTGTGCCGAAAAGCTGATGAAAATGGATGTCACTGCAGCTTTTATTTGTAATGATATGATGACGCTTGGTGTCATGCGCTATTTCCAGGAGCATTCTATACGCATCCCACAGGACATATCCATCATAAGCTATGATAATACCTTAAACAGGTTTACATTAGGAACAGAAATCACCAGTGTGGATCAGGATGTTGCACTGCTGGCAAAAACTGCCTGTGATGAACTGCTGGCACAAATCAATGAACCAGAGCATCCAAAGCAGGATATCTGTTTAAAGCCGCAGCTGATTGAAAAGGACAGCGTACAAATTTTATAA
- the hprK gene encoding HPr(Ser) kinase/phosphatase gives MEEQNTVKVRTLVENFDFIQITGNDASLERPIVIADTNRPGLELAGYFENSQQKRLVILGDKEIAYISTMSVQKQRKSFDFITNDQTPAIIITKGHKCPDVLKRYGKRKNFPIFLSSSPTYRLIVDIVAFLDEQLATSMCIHGGLLSIYGKGVLIRGESGMGKSEIALELIKRGHLLVADDRVDCYRIHNKIVGKAPELLREMLEIRGIGVINVSRMFGVSSVLPKAEINFQVNLEPWKADQDYDRVGIEEKKHENILGIDIPKIVVPVREGRSMAVIIESAVTNYMLSVMGMDSAKEFEQRVLDYIEKNKNEQ, from the coding sequence ATGGAAGAACAGAATACCGTTAAGGTCAGAACGCTCGTCGAGAATTTTGACTTTATACAGATAACCGGTAATGATGCTTCTTTGGAGCGTCCTATCGTCATAGCGGATACCAACCGCCCCGGTCTGGAGCTGGCCGGCTATTTTGAAAATTCCCAGCAAAAGCGTCTGGTAATCCTCGGTGATAAGGAAATCGCCTATATCTCGACCATGAGTGTCCAGAAGCAGCGCAAATCCTTTGATTTTATCACAAATGACCAAACGCCGGCAATCATCATTACCAAGGGACATAAATGCCCGGATGTATTAAAGCGTTATGGAAAACGGAAAAACTTCCCCATCTTTTTATCAAGCTCACCTACCTATCGTCTGATTGTCGATATCGTCGCATTTCTGGATGAGCAGCTGGCCACCAGTATGTGCATTCACGGCGGCTTGCTTTCTATATATGGAAAAGGCGTGCTGATTCGCGGTGAGAGCGGTATGGGAAAGAGTGAGATCGCACTGGAGCTGATCAAACGCGGCCATCTTCTTGTCGCGGATGACCGTGTGGACTGTTATCGTATTCATAATAAAATCGTCGGTAAGGCACCGGAGCTGTTAAGGGAGATGCTGGAAATACGGGGAATCGGCGTGATTAACGTATCCCGTATGTTTGGTGTAAGCTCTGTATTGCCGAAAGCAGAAATCAACTTTCAGGTCAACCTGGAGCCGTGGAAAGCGGATCAGGACTATGACCGTGTTGGTATTGAAGAAAAGAAGCATGAAAATATTCTGGGCATCGATATACCGAAAATCGTTGTACCGGTACGTGAAGGCCGTTCCATGGCAGTCATTATTGAATCTGCGGTGACAAATTATATGTTATCCGTTATGGGGATGGACAGTGCCAAGGAATTTGAGCAGCGTGTCCTGGACTATATTGAAAAGAACAAGAATGAACAATAG
- the uvrA gene encoding excinuclease ABC subunit UvrA — protein MNHDYIDIKGARENNLKNIDIRIPRDKFVIMTGVSGSGKTSLAFDTVYAEGQRRYVESLSAYARQFLGNSEKPDVDSIEGLSPSISIDQKTTSNNPRSTVGTVTEIYDYLRLLYARIGVPYCPTHNEPITSQTIKQMVDRIMEIEDKTRLTILSPAVHGKKGTHKDLFEHLRKEGYIRVRVDGEMKLLEDVEALEKNKKHNIDVVVDRIVKGNDRSRLHDSLETALKLSDGLAVVTYNEEEILFSSNYSCKYCGFNIPKLEPRLFSFNAPFGACDHCKGLGITQKVDVDYLIPDRSKSIRQGGIIYYKNIVGTENLEWQRFKALLDYYKIDIDKPIKELKKSELDILLYGSKDLISYRLASRSGNVMKKTEFIEGVCTLIERRYMETSSTMSREWYATFLAEAPCPVCGGRRLNEQALSVRVGGINIYEWTTMSVKQAIEFMKTLELTQQQKDIAKLILKEISDRLGFLNNVGLGYLTLDRLAGSLSGGEAQRIRLATQIGSRLSGVLYVLDEPSIGLHQRDNDRLIDTLKNMRDLGNSLIVVEHDEDTMRASDYVIDIGPGAGIHGGHVVAAGTPEEVMANENSLTGQYLSGKRKIEIPAKRRKGNGKKLEIVGASENNLKNVNVKIPLGTLTVVTGVSGSGKSSLVNEVLSKGVMHALGRTRIRPGKHKRIKGIEHIDKLIDISQDPIGRTPRSNPATYTGVFDDIRDLYTQTPEAKMRGYEKGRFSFNVKGGRCEACQGDGILRISMHFLPDVYVPCEECGGKRYNEETLQVTYKGKNIYDVLEMSVEEAIDFFSNMHKIKHKLQTLKDVGLGYIKLGQSATSLSGGEAQRVKLASELQRKATGKTLFILDEPTTGLHTHDVKKLLEVLQRIVENGDTVIVIEHNLDVIKSADYIIDIGPEGGDEGGTIIASGTPEQIVKVENSYTGQYLKKVLEKG, from the coding sequence ATGAATCATGACTATATAGACATTAAAGGCGCAAGAGAAAACAACCTGAAAAACATCGACATCCGTATTCCAAGAGATAAATTTGTCATCATGACCGGGGTTTCCGGTTCCGGCAAAACCTCTCTGGCATTTGATACGGTCTATGCAGAGGGACAGCGGCGGTATGTGGAATCGCTGAGTGCTTATGCACGCCAGTTTCTTGGCAACAGCGAAAAGCCGGATGTGGATTCCATTGAGGGACTTTCCCCGTCGATTTCCATCGATCAGAAAACAACCAGCAACAATCCCCGTTCCACTGTTGGAACAGTAACAGAGATATATGATTACTTACGACTTTTGTACGCGAGAATCGGTGTTCCTTACTGTCCGACGCACAACGAGCCCATCACATCCCAGACAATTAAGCAGATGGTGGACCGCATCATGGAAATTGAGGATAAAACCCGTTTAACCATCCTGTCTCCGGCCGTTCACGGGAAAAAGGGAACACACAAGGATTTGTTTGAACACCTTCGCAAGGAGGGCTATATCCGAGTCCGTGTAGATGGTGAGATGAAGCTTCTGGAAGATGTAGAGGCACTGGAAAAAAATAAAAAGCATAATATAGATGTTGTCGTGGATCGCATTGTCAAAGGAAATGACCGTTCTCGTCTGCATGATTCCCTGGAAACAGCCCTGAAGCTGAGTGATGGTCTGGCAGTTGTTACATATAATGAGGAGGAGATTCTGTTCTCCAGCAATTATTCCTGTAAATACTGCGGCTTTAATATACCGAAGCTGGAGCCGCGGCTGTTCTCCTTTAATGCCCCGTTTGGCGCATGTGATCATTGTAAGGGACTGGGAATTACACAAAAGGTGGATGTGGATTATCTGATTCCGGATCGCAGTAAGTCAATTCGTCAGGGCGGTATCATTTACTATAAGAATATTGTAGGAACAGAAAATCTGGAATGGCAGCGGTTTAAGGCGTTGCTTGACTATTATAAAATTGATATCGACAAACCAATTAAGGAATTGAAAAAGAGTGAGCTGGATATTTTACTGTACGGCTCCAAGGATTTAATTTCTTACCGTCTGGCAAGCCGCAGCGGCAATGTCATGAAGAAAACGGAATTTATCGAGGGTGTTTGTACCCTGATTGAGCGCCGGTATATGGAAACAAGCTCCACGATGTCCAGAGAATGGTATGCAACCTTCCTGGCAGAAGCTCCATGTCCGGTCTGTGGTGGACGCCGTTTGAATGAGCAGGCATTGAGTGTGCGTGTTGGTGGCATCAATATCTATGAATGGACAACCATGTCTGTCAAGCAGGCAATCGAATTTATGAAAACGCTGGAGCTGACACAGCAGCAGAAGGATATCGCCAAGCTAATTTTGAAGGAAATCAGTGATCGTTTGGGCTTCCTGAACAATGTCGGTCTGGGCTATCTGACGCTGGATCGTCTGGCAGGCTCCTTATCCGGTGGAGAAGCACAGCGAATTCGTCTGGCTACCCAGATTGGCTCCCGTTTAAGCGGTGTGCTCTATGTACTGGATGAGCCGAGTATCGGTCTGCATCAGCGCGATAATGACCGCCTGATCGACACATTAAAAAATATGCGTGATCTGGGAAATTCTTTGATTGTCGTAGAGCATGATGAGGATACGATGCGCGCCAGCGATTACGTCATTGATATCGGGCCGGGGGCAGGCATCCATGGCGGACATGTTGTGGCGGCCGGTACACCAGAGGAGGTCATGGCGAATGAAAATTCTCTGACTGGCCAGTATCTGAGCGGTAAACGAAAAATTGAAATCCCTGCAAAGCGGCGCAAGGGGAATGGAAAGAAGCTGGAAATTGTTGGAGCCAGTGAAAATAATCTGAAAAACGTCAATGTGAAAATACCTCTGGGAACCCTGACAGTGGTGACCGGCGTCAGCGGAAGCGGAAAATCCTCTCTTGTTAATGAGGTGCTGAGCAAGGGGGTTATGCATGCGCTGGGAAGAACAAGAATCCGTCCAGGAAAGCATAAAAGAATCAAGGGAATCGAGCATATTGATAAGCTGATTGATATTTCCCAGGATCCGATCGGAAGGACGCCGCGAAGCAATCCGGCGACCTATACCGGCGTGTTTGACGATATCCGTGACCTGTATACACAGACACCGGAGGCAAAAATGCGCGGCTATGAAAAGGGACGCTTCTCTTTCAATGTGAAGGGCGGTCGCTGTGAAGCCTGTCAGGGAGATGGTATCCTGCGGATTTCCATGCATTTTTTACCGGATGTTTATGTGCCATGTGAGGAATGCGGTGGAAAGCGATACAATGAGGAAACCTTGCAGGTCACCTATAAAGGAAAGAATATTTATGATGTTCTGGAAATGAGTGTAGAGGAAGCGATTGACTTTTTCTCCAATATGCATAAAATTAAACATAAGCTGCAGACGCTGAAGGATGTCGGACTGGGCTACATTAAGCTGGGACAGAGTGCAACCTCCTTATCCGGCGGTGAGGCACAGCGTGTCAAGCTGGCAAGCGAGCTGCAGAGAAAAGCTACCGGAAAAACGCTGTTTATCCTGGATGAGCCGACAACCGGTCTGCATACCCATGATGTGAAAAAGCTGCTGGAGGTATTGCAGCGAATCGTGGAAAACGGAGATACCGTTATCGTGATTGAGCATAATCTGGATGTTATCAAAAGTGCGGATTATATCATTGATATCGGGCCGGAAGGCGGAGATGAGGGCGGAACGATCATTGCGAGCGGAACACCGGAACAAATCGTCAAGGTGGAAAACAGCTATACCGGTCAGTATCTGAAAAAGGTACTGGAGAAAGGATAA
- a CDS encoding sigma-70 family RNA polymerase sigma factor — protein MKSEEEIQNAIELYADMVQKICVLHMKQRADAEDVFQTVFLKYAQSAPFRDREHEKAWLLKVTMNACRERFRGWFHKHVDLQTDVEACGSTLTTSAYLLDALNQLPPHYRDVLYLFYYEGYKVREISEIKGKKENTIHTWLKRGKEALREILGGELDDFR, from the coding sequence ATGAAAAGTGAAGAGGAAATACAAAATGCCATAGAGCTGTATGCGGATATGGTGCAGAAAATTTGTGTTCTGCATATGAAGCAGCGAGCAGATGCAGAGGATGTATTTCAGACAGTCTTTCTGAAATATGCACAAAGTGCTCCGTTTCGTGACCGCGAGCATGAGAAGGCATGGCTGTTAAAGGTAACGATGAATGCATGCAGGGAGAGATTTCGCGGATGGTTCCATAAACATGTAGATTTACAGACTGATGTGGAAGCCTGTGGCAGTACCCTTACTACTTCTGCTTATTTGCTGGATGCGTTAAACCAGCTCCCTCCACATTACCGGGATGTCCTGTATCTGTTTTATTATGAAGGCTATAAGGTACGGGAAATATCTGAAATCAAAGGAAAAAAAGAGAATACAATACATACTTGGCTGAAAAGGGGCAAAGAAGCACTGCGGGAAATACTGGGAGGTGAGCTTGATGATTTTCGATGA
- a CDS encoding rubredoxin, which produces MAKYVCDICNWEYDEEVGIPDKGIAPGTKWEELAEDFKCPLCGAPKDMFTQL; this is translated from the coding sequence ATGGCAAAATACGTTTGCGATATTTGTAACTGGGAATATGATGAGGAAGTCGGGATACCGGATAAAGGTATTGCTCCGGGAACTAAATGGGAAGAACTGGCAGAGGATTTCAAGTGTCCTCTATGCGGGGCACCAAAGGATATGTTTACACAGTTATAA